Genomic segment of Candidatus Bathyarchaeia archaeon:
ATGGCAACGCCAAGGCTAGGCACATCAATGCTTTGGCGTCTGCCCCACCGAAGGCACCAGCGTAAAACAGCGCTACGGACATCGCAGAGGTTATGACAAATGAGAGGGCGTAACTGAACAGCAACCGCTGGGAGTAGAACACGAACTGAATAATCGTTAGCAGAAAAGCTAGGGGTGCGAACAGTATCCAGACTTTGTTGCTTACTTCTCGTTGTTTCCAGTCGCTCCAAGAGGCGTATAGCAAGAATGACAGACTTAGGATAACTCGTGCGGCCTCTAGGATTTCATTCAAACGTGATGCACACTCAACAGTGGCTCACGCAAGATTATGAGAACTTGGCATTTAAGAGTTAAACAGAAAGCGAAGATGCTCAAAATAGTGTGGGGCTTGGGATTGCTATGGTGCAACTCTGTCGAAAGGAACTTGCTGTCCTGCTTCAGTTACGAACTTGAAGTAGTATCTTTGTCCAGAGCTCCAAGCATATGTCCAAGTGGCGTTGATTGATCCACCGTTGGCTTTGACAATGTTTGTGCTAGGAGTGAAGGTAACGCTGCTTGTTAAATCAACAAGATTCGCAGATGAAGTGCCCAAATAGACTTGAGTGATTTTGGCGTCAGCTGTTCCCGAGTTCAGCAAGGTGACTCCAATGTATTTTGTGCTTGAAATGTTGTAGAACCTTGTGTTGGCCTCTGTTAGGATTGCGCCTGCTTGCTGGGTTTGGGTTGTCGTGAACGTCATGACCCAAGCGTAAGTCACTATTACGGCGGCCACTGCTATTACTATCAATAGAAGCGTTGCTAGGATAGGTGAAATCCCTTTCTTAGCTTTCAACATTTTGTTCAATTTAATTCCACCTCTACTGCCCAAATGCTCTAGTCATGATGATATTTAACAAGTATGAAGAACGAATAATGATTAGAGCTAAAACTGCCAAAGGCGTCACTGCGCTGGAACTGGAACATCGACTTGTTGCTTTCCAAATTGACACCGGGCGCAAAGAGACCCAACGACATGCTCGAAGTAAGCAAGTGAACGGACAATATCGGTAATCGACAAGAGTCCAAGCAGTTGTTCTCCTTCGACTACAGGCAGTTTTTTGATTCGTCTTTCATTCATAAGGTTGATGGCGTCTCGAAGGTCAGTTTGAGGCGAGGTTGTTATCAGCGGCTTGGACATTATGTAGCTGACACGCGTTCTTCTGGGATCGCGCAGTTGAAGCACTACTCTTTTCAACATGTCGCGTTCGGTCACAATGCCAACAGGTCGGTCAGAGCTGATTACGATTAGGCATCCGATATCGTGGTGATTCATAAGTTCAGCTGCTTTCCTCGCAGTTGCTCCGACTTCAATCGTTATGAGGTTTGTTACCATCACGTCTTCAACTTTCAGCGACATGAGCTCAAGTCTCCTCACTGTTTCTTTTTCGTGATTAGGCAATCAACTATTTTTTCACAGCCAAAGCATTCTCCAGGAATGGGCGTATTCTTAGGCAGCCCGCCTAAGTAGCCGAAAAAGTGGAAGCAGTCCTTTCCGTTAGAGTTCTTGGGAACCGGTTTAGGCGAAGTTGTCGCCTTTGTCGATCTAGTCGACCCCACATACTCATTTGACCTAGTCGGCTGCTCCATGCTTGTCTGGGAAGTGCCCTCGGTCGTTGCGCCGACCACAAGTCTGGGTGGCTCTTGAGTTTTGTAAGAAATTGGCTTTCCACCACTCTGCCAAGAATCAACGCGGCTTGGCGGAGCATTTTGCTGCGGATTTGCTGGATTTTGCTCATGTGGAAGCCTGGGAAATTCCTGTTCATCATTATAAGCCTCCTCGTCCTGTGGCTGTTTGTTTTCGCCTGATGGGTTGAGCTTCCACAGCGTGGTAGCAAAGAGAACTATGAGGACGATTACGCCTAATGAGAGTACTAAGTCGAAGACAGAGAATTCGAAGGAAAGCATATGTTTCCCTTTAGAAGATTTCGGATTTGCCTAGATATAGACTTGATGAACTCTACATAATGAGTACATGTATGGAGTCTAGATAGAACGAAGGAAATCGCAGTTACGTAAATTCAAAGGTCAGAATATACTGGGCGTACGTTGTTTTGTCTGGAACGAGAATTTCCAGATAGACGTCAACGTATGAAACTTGTGAGTTGCTTGCATCAAGTGTGACAACTATATATCTTTCGGCTGGTGAGGCTGGCAGGTCGTACCATGGTCCTGTTTGGTTTACGTAGGCTCCGTTTTGGATGTAGATTTGTCGTGAGGTGCCATCGGTTGAGTTGCGGAAGTATATTGTGCAGTTGTTTAGGCGAGCGATGTTTGATTGCGAGTATCCTCTGAGTCGAATCTTCCATGTGTCGGAGACCTGGTTGATGGCTTTTAGGACGTAGTTGTAGTTTGAGGAAGAAGCGTAACTGTAAGCGAGTTTAACCTGATTTGCCTTCTGCTGGTACTGCGTGGGGGTTACCAAAACTCCTGTGACTCGAATTCTTGCATTTCCGTTTGATGTGTAGAACTGGGGACTTATGCTTATGCTGAGTAATTTAGTTTCGTCTGTGCCGCTGGACGAATAGGTTAGGTAGCCTTGACCGCTTGTCACGTAGGCTGAGGACGAGTAGTTCCAAACTTGAATTGTCACTGAAACGCTTGC
This window contains:
- a CDS encoding archaellin/type IV pilin N-terminal domain-containing protein: MLKAKKGISPILATLLLIVIAVAAVIVTYAWVMTFTTTQTQQAGAILTEANTRFYNISSTKYIGVTLLNSGTADAKITQVYLGTSSANLVDLTSSVTFTPSTNIVKANGGSINATWTYAWSSGQRYYFKFVTEAGQQVPFDRVAP
- a CDS encoding CBS domain-containing protein, with protein sequence MSLKVEDVMVTNLITIEVGATARKAAELMNHHDIGCLIVISSDRPVGIVTERDMLKRVVLQLRDPRRTRVSYIMSKPLITTSPQTDLRDAINLMNERRIKKLPVVEGEQLLGLLSITDIVRSLAYFEHVVGSLCARCQFGKQQVDVPVPAQ